A section of the Pristiophorus japonicus isolate sPriJap1 chromosome 4, sPriJap1.hap1, whole genome shotgun sequence genome encodes:
- the LOC139262586 gene encoding ferritin heavy chain-like gives MASQVRQNYHKDCEDAVNKQINTELHSSYVYLSVSFYFDRDDVALRHFAEFFKEQSHEECEHAEKLMEFQNRRGGRIILADIKKPEQDEWSNGLEAMQRALQMEKNVNQSLLDLHKLSTGSTDPHLCDFLETHYLDEQVKMIKKLGDHITNLKRLGAPENGLGAYLFDKHTLGESD, from the exons ATGGCTTCTCAAGTGCGTCAGAATTACCACAaggactgtgaggatgctgtcaacaagcagatcaacacggAGCTccattcctcctatgtttatctctctgtG tccttctactttgaccgggatgatgttgccctgcgtcactttgctgagttcttcaaggagcagtcacatgaggaatgtgagcatgctgagaaactgatggaattccagaatcggcgtggaggCCGAATCATCTTGGCAGACATCAAG aaaccagagcaggatgagtggagcaatggtctggaggccatgcagagagctctgcaaatggagaagaatgtgaaccagagtctgttggatctgcacaaactctccactgggagcactgaccctcat ttgtgtgacttcctggagacccactacttggatgaacaagtgaagatgatcaagaagcttggcgatcacatcaccaacctgaagagactgggagcccctgagaatggcctgggagcgtacctgtttgacaagcacaccctgggggagagtgactga